In Pedobacter sp. WC2423, the following are encoded in one genomic region:
- a CDS encoding alpha-galactosidase yields the protein MKKLLAALLLFQASHLLAQDKITSLPIWKETEETVKKQDWLINSIGKTAQVYRDLTNKDIILSNGLIRRSFRLQPNLACTDFSNLSNGQQLLRAVSPEAKLTINGKSYNVGGLYGQKQKAYLLNQWLDGLTTNSSDFQFKAYKVTTVTPYINWKPATNTFASNKQQPTGKMLTFSFESSLPALKGIRVNVNYELYDGIPLICKWLSVENKGRQIIKLDKVIHEIIAAHEEESTVDGNPEDIKIPHGIYIESNYAFNNSMNARLSDQTTHWNTDSTYTSQVNYNLKTPCLLEVYPPVGPGVTIAPGGIFKSIRTNELLLDSYDRDRNGLAQRMMYRKIAPWSTENPIFMHLITIDPKVVKTAVDQCAETGYEAIILSFGSGLHMEDQSAENIAKIKKLVDYAHSKGILMGGYSLFSSRRINDDEDVIDPKTGKADVHAQFLHAPCLGSNWGLAYLNKIKAFIQKTGLDIFENDGPYPGDVCASTKHPGHKGLEDSQWAQIELQKGLYRWCNENGIYVNAPDWYFLDGTHKISLGYREVNFSLPREQQILLNRQNIYDGTWEKTPTMSWGFVPLAQYQGGGEAATLEPLSAHLPAYEQLMMQYYGAGIQACYRGPRLYDTPETKQLVTDVISWYKKYRVILNSDIIHLRRADGREWDGILHVNPNEKEKGLAMLYNPSAEKITRKIILPLYYTGLKGNANIREKEGQSVAYTLDTNNQVTYEVTIPANGYTWLVIE from the coding sequence ATTTCAAGCCAGTCACCTATTGGCACAAGATAAAATAACATCACTGCCAATATGGAAAGAAACAGAAGAAACTGTTAAAAAACAAGATTGGCTCATCAATAGCATTGGTAAAACAGCACAAGTATATCGGGATTTAACTAATAAGGATATTATTTTGTCTAATGGCTTAATTAGAAGATCATTTCGTTTACAACCCAACCTCGCCTGTACAGATTTCAGTAATCTGAGCAATGGACAGCAACTTTTAAGAGCCGTAAGTCCGGAAGCAAAATTGACCATCAATGGTAAATCTTATAACGTGGGCGGATTATATGGCCAAAAGCAAAAAGCTTATCTCTTGAATCAATGGCTGGATGGGCTAACTACAAATAGTTCTGATTTTCAATTTAAAGCTTATAAAGTCACCACCGTTACCCCATACATCAACTGGAAGCCCGCTACAAATACATTTGCCTCCAACAAACAGCAACCAACAGGAAAGATGCTGACATTTTCTTTTGAATCCAGCTTACCTGCACTAAAAGGGATCCGGGTAAACGTAAATTATGAATTATATGACGGCATACCGTTAATCTGCAAATGGCTCAGCGTCGAAAATAAAGGCCGGCAAATTATCAAATTAGACAAGGTAATTCATGAGATTATCGCTGCACATGAGGAAGAATCTACAGTAGACGGGAATCCAGAAGATATTAAAATCCCTCATGGAATTTATATAGAAAGCAATTATGCCTTTAATAATTCCATGAATGCCCGGCTTTCGGATCAAACTACCCATTGGAATACCGATTCCACCTATACCTCACAGGTTAACTATAACCTTAAAACGCCTTGTTTACTGGAAGTTTATCCGCCAGTTGGTCCGGGTGTAACCATCGCTCCGGGCGGTATCTTCAAATCTATCCGTACAAACGAATTGCTGCTGGATAGCTATGACAGGGATAGAAATGGCCTGGCACAGCGTATGATGTACCGAAAAATTGCCCCATGGTCAACAGAAAACCCAATTTTCATGCACCTGATCACTATTGATCCAAAGGTGGTAAAAACTGCTGTTGACCAATGTGCAGAAACCGGTTATGAAGCTATTATTCTCAGTTTTGGCAGCGGTCTGCATATGGAAGATCAGAGCGCAGAAAACATAGCAAAGATCAAGAAATTAGTCGATTATGCACATAGTAAGGGGATTTTGATGGGTGGATATTCTTTATTTTCCAGCCGCCGGATTAATGATGATGAAGATGTAATTGATCCCAAAACAGGCAAAGCAGATGTACATGCTCAGTTTCTGCATGCCCCTTGTTTAGGTTCAAACTGGGGCCTTGCTTATCTAAATAAAATTAAAGCGTTTATTCAAAAGACAGGGCTGGATATATTTGAGAATGACGGCCCATATCCGGGTGATGTTTGCGCATCGACAAAACATCCGGGCCATAAAGGGCTGGAAGATTCACAATGGGCACAAATAGAACTACAAAAAGGATTGTATCGCTGGTGCAATGAAAACGGAATTTATGTAAATGCGCCCGACTGGTATTTTCTGGACGGAACTCATAAAATTTCGCTGGGATACAGAGAAGTAAACTTTAGTTTACCACGGGAACAGCAGATCCTCCTGAACCGTCAGAATATCTATGATGGAACATGGGAGAAAACACCCACAATGAGCTGGGGATTCGTTCCATTAGCACAATATCAGGGCGGTGGAGAAGCTGCCACATTAGAGCCCCTTTCTGCACATCTTCCCGCTTATGAACAGTTGATGATGCAGTATTATGGAGCTGGAATACAAGCTTGCTATCGTGGTCCCAGATTATATGATACACCTGAAACAAAGCAACTGGTAACTGATGTAATCAGCTGGTATAAAAAATACAGGGTTATTTTAAATTCAGACATTATACACCTGCGCAGGGCGGATGGAAGAGAATGGGATGGAATTTTACATGTTAATCCAAATGAAAAAGAAAAGGGATTAGCTATGTTATACAATCCTTCGGCAGAGAAAATTACACGGAAAATCATATTACCGCTTTATTACACTGGCCTTAAAGGTAATGCCAATATCAGAGAGAAAGAAGGCCAATCGGTTGCTTATACTTTAGACACTAATAATCAGGTAACTTACGAAGTAACGATACCAGCAAATGGCTACACCTGGCTTGTGATTGAATAG
- the era gene encoding GTPase Era, with amino-acid sequence MSHKAGFVSIIGKPNVGKSTLMNALVGEKLSIITPKAQTTRHRILGIVNEEDSQIVFSDTPGIIKPRYGLQDSMMNFVKGALSDADLILFVTDINEQHDENDVLEKIINTTIPMIVLINKIDGATQEQVEEKQAYWQELLKPKHIYAISALHQYNLDGIMERILEYLPIHPPYYDKGDLTDKTQRFFVSEIIREKIFNNYQKEIPYSTEVVITSFKEEEKITRISAEIIVERDSQKNILIGKGGAMLKKVGTEARKDIEKFLDQKVFLETFVKVLPDWRSKKNYLKSFGYEN; translated from the coding sequence ATGTCGCATAAAGCAGGTTTTGTAAGCATAATAGGAAAGCCAAATGTTGGTAAATCCACGTTAATGAATGCCCTGGTGGGGGAAAAGCTATCGATCATCACTCCGAAGGCCCAAACTACCCGTCACCGTATTCTTGGAATTGTCAATGAAGAAGATTCACAAATTGTTTTTTCAGACACACCCGGCATCATAAAACCACGTTATGGACTACAGGATTCAATGATGAATTTTGTCAAAGGAGCATTAAGTGATGCAGATTTAATTTTATTCGTCACAGACATCAACGAACAACATGATGAAAATGATGTACTGGAAAAAATAATCAATACCACTATCCCTATGATTGTACTGATCAATAAAATTGATGGTGCAACGCAGGAACAGGTAGAAGAGAAACAAGCCTACTGGCAGGAGCTCTTAAAACCAAAACATATTTATGCAATCTCCGCCTTACATCAATATAACCTGGATGGAATTATGGAAAGAATCTTAGAATACCTTCCCATACACCCACCCTACTATGATAAAGGTGACCTGACAGATAAGACCCAGCGTTTCTTTGTTTCTGAGATTATCAGAGAGAAAATCTTCAACAATTACCAGAAAGAAATCCCTTACAGTACAGAAGTAGTGATCACTTCTTTTAAAGAAGAAGAGAAAATCACCAGGATCAGTGCAGAAATTATCGTAGAACGTGACTCACAGAAAAACATTCTGATTGGTAAAGGTGGTGCTATGCTGAAAAAGGTTGGTACTGAAGCACGTAAGGATATTGAGAAGTTTTTAGATCAGAAAGTCTTCCTTGAAACCTTCGTAAAGGTACTTCCGGACTGGCGTAGTAAAAAGAACTATTTAAAAAGTTTCGGGTACGAAAATTAA
- the murQ gene encoding N-acetylmuramic acid 6-phosphate etherase: protein MIRITEQESKYTNIDQMEVLDILKGINNEDKTVPLAVEKAIPQIGKLAAAVAERMKNGGRLFYIGAGTSGRLGVVDASECPPTFGVPFDEVVGIIAGGDKAIRRAVENAEDDDNQAWTDLQEFNINAKDSLVGLAASGTTPYVVGGLKKARENGILTGCIICNEGGPVAEASDFPVEVVVGPEFLTGSTRMKSGTAQKLVLNMLSTTVMIRLGRVKGNRMVDMQLTNHKLVDRGTQMVMNELHIDYKKAEDLLIRYGSVRKAVEAGTK from the coding sequence ATGATACGCATCACCGAACAAGAATCAAAGTATACTAATATTGATCAGATGGAAGTACTTGACATTCTGAAAGGTATAAATAACGAAGATAAAACAGTTCCTCTTGCAGTGGAAAAAGCGATTCCACAAATCGGGAAACTGGCTGCTGCTGTAGCAGAGCGGATGAAAAACGGTGGAAGGTTATTTTATATCGGCGCAGGTACAAGCGGCAGACTGGGTGTAGTTGATGCCTCAGAATGTCCGCCAACGTTCGGCGTTCCTTTTGATGAAGTGGTGGGAATTATTGCTGGTGGGGACAAAGCAATCAGACGCGCCGTAGAAAATGCAGAAGATGATGATAATCAGGCCTGGACAGACTTACAGGAATTCAACATCAACGCGAAAGACAGCCTGGTTGGTCTGGCCGCATCAGGAACTACCCCTTACGTAGTTGGTGGACTGAAAAAAGCCAGAGAAAACGGCATATTGACCGGCTGTATTATTTGTAATGAAGGCGGCCCTGTAGCTGAAGCCAGTGATTTCCCGGTTGAAGTTGTAGTAGGCCCCGAATTTTTAACAGGATCTACCCGGATGAAATCCGGTACCGCACAGAAACTCGTGCTGAATATGCTAAGTACAACAGTCATGATCAGATTAGGCCGTGTCAAAGGAAACAGAATGGTTGATATGCAATTAACGAATCATAAACTCGTTGACAGAGGTACACAGATGGTGATGAATGAACTTCATATCGACTATAAAAAAGCCGAAGACCTGCTGATCCGTTACGGAAGTGTTAGAAAGGCTGTGGAAGCCGGTACTAAATAA
- a CDS encoding Bax inhibitor-1/YccA family protein — MDNNNNNWSQQSVFVENQTGTVAKKFFANVFLWMFVALSLSTLAAVYMANTPEMLSYLINQETGKMSMIGYVAMFAPLGLVLLMSAGLSKLSYSALLGVFILYSVLTGVSLSFILLIYTTSSVVACFAAAAGIFGLMAVLGYTTNTDLSKFGSILMIGVVGLVIASVINMFLKSSGFDYIMSFFGVAIFTALTAYDVQKLKRIGAGIEENGGTMAVDDTKKLAIMGALSLYLDFLNIFIFLLRIFGGRK; from the coding sequence ATGGATAACAACAATAATAATTGGTCACAACAATCAGTATTTGTGGAAAACCAGACAGGAACAGTTGCAAAGAAATTCTTTGCCAACGTGTTTTTATGGATGTTTGTAGCGTTGAGTTTATCAACACTGGCTGCAGTTTACATGGCAAATACGCCAGAAATGTTAAGCTACCTGATCAATCAGGAAACAGGTAAAATGTCTATGATAGGTTATGTTGCTATGTTTGCTCCGCTAGGGCTGGTACTTTTGATGAGTGCAGGGCTGAGTAAGTTATCATACAGCGCTTTATTAGGTGTATTTATTCTGTATTCAGTATTGACCGGTGTCAGTCTGAGTTTCATCTTATTGATTTATACAACAAGTTCAGTAGTGGCTTGTTTTGCTGCTGCGGCAGGAATATTTGGTTTAATGGCTGTATTAGGTTATACCACCAACACGGATTTAAGTAAATTCGGATCAATCTTAATGATTGGTGTAGTAGGCCTGGTGATTGCCAGTGTAATTAACATGTTCCTGAAAAGTTCCGGTTTTGACTATATCATGAGCTTCTTTGGTGTAGCGATCTTCACTGCATTAACTGCTTATGACGTTCAGAAACTAAAACGTATCGGTGCAGGTATCGAAGAAAACGGTGGTACTATGGCTGTTGATGATACTAAGAAATTAGCGATCATGGGCGCTTTGTCATTATACCTTGACTTCCTGAACATTTTCATCTTCTTATTGAGAATATTCGGAGGAAGAAAATAA
- a CDS encoding cupin domain-containing protein — protein sequence MKCWYLLKTAPGPHSHANFYESFYIVEGEVEVHSEAGSYTAKKGSFVVVPEGGIVHYFKNVSDLVAKLLCIVVPAGLEEFFEEIGQPATPGEFLPPPPMDSESIKKLQAIAQKHGQILYPSNFLDQK from the coding sequence TTGAAATGCTGGTACCTCCTCAAAACGGCCCCCGGTCCACATTCCCATGCCAATTTTTACGAGTCCTTTTATATTGTCGAGGGTGAAGTGGAAGTTCATTCCGAGGCGGGATCCTATACCGCAAAAAAAGGTTCTTTTGTTGTTGTGCCAGAAGGAGGCATTGTACATTATTTTAAAAATGTTAGCGATCTGGTCGCCAAGTTGCTTTGTATAGTTGTACCTGCCGGGTTAGAAGAGTTTTTTGAAGAAATAGGGCAGCCTGCAACTCCCGGCGAATTTCTTCCGCCGCCACCAATGGACTCTGAATCCATTAAAAAATTGCAGGCTATTGCGCAAAAGCATGGACAAATTTTATATCCGTCAAATTTTCTTGATCAGAAATAA
- a CDS encoding S41 family peptidase: MKPTTRKNLLVAITYSVTLIGGMFLGYKFLKDQGFTFQHNVQFADKNSNKVDEIINLINRNYVDEINADTLSHLEIDSLLHQLDPHSVYLPPVKANAQADMLEGNFQGIGIEYYILKDTLLVTNVIKDGPAAQAGLKLGDKILKIDSLFVSGKHLTKDKMIGKIKGKSGTPVQLVVLHTGAAHPVTLTIKRGRVSVSSIDAAYMINADAGYIRISEFGANTDKDFVESVKALKSAGMKKLVLDLRDNGGGYLTAATGLANQILPENKLIVYTEGKHEPRTDYIATGGGEFENGKLAVLINENTASASEILAGAVQDLDRGVIIGRRSFGKGLVQEQFPFGDGSALNLTIARYYTPLGRSIQKSYKKGYTAYQNEIDDRYNDGELTDKPVAAKDSLRRNLAFTTGSGKKVFAGGGIEPDIYVKMDTTGMNKFYGMLLTKKVLFDYVFDVLANRYNAAYLEQNLATFSISDTDYKDFVKFIQSKNIVIDPRQLAAAKPVIYSDLKALLCKYHLGEAGYYKALNLNDTMVKQALSSMQ, translated from the coding sequence GTGAAACCAACTACCCGTAAAAACCTGCTTGTCGCAATCACTTATTCTGTTACATTAATAGGTGGTATGTTCTTGGGTTATAAGTTTTTAAAGGATCAGGGGTTCACCTTTCAGCACAATGTTCAGTTTGCAGATAAAAATTCAAATAAAGTAGACGAAATTATCAATCTGATCAATAGAAATTATGTGGATGAGATTAATGCAGATACTTTAAGTCACCTTGAAATTGATAGTTTATTACACCAGCTGGATCCTCACAGTGTTTATCTTCCTCCGGTCAAAGCAAATGCACAAGCTGATATGCTGGAAGGTAATTTCCAGGGCATTGGTATTGAATATTATATTCTTAAAGATACACTGCTGGTAACCAATGTAATCAAAGATGGGCCGGCTGCACAGGCAGGGCTGAAACTGGGTGATAAAATCTTGAAAATTGATAGTTTGTTTGTCAGTGGTAAACATTTGACTAAAGATAAAATGATCGGAAAGATCAAGGGTAAAAGCGGAACTCCGGTTCAGCTGGTCGTACTGCATACCGGAGCTGCACATCCGGTGACGTTAACGATCAAAAGGGGGAGAGTGAGTGTGAGCAGTATTGATGCTGCCTATATGATCAATGCAGATGCCGGGTATATCCGGATCAGTGAGTTTGGCGCTAATACCGATAAAGATTTTGTAGAATCTGTAAAAGCACTAAAGTCTGCGGGAATGAAAAAACTGGTACTTGACCTGCGGGATAATGGCGGTGGTTATTTAACTGCGGCTACGGGGCTGGCCAATCAGATTCTTCCGGAAAATAAACTGATTGTTTATACCGAAGGGAAACATGAGCCGCGTACAGACTATATTGCAACCGGGGGAGGGGAATTTGAAAATGGAAAGCTTGCTGTGCTGATTAATGAAAATACAGCTTCTGCGAGTGAAATACTGGCGGGTGCTGTTCAGGATCTGGATAGGGGGGTGATCATTGGACGCCGTTCCTTTGGAAAAGGACTGGTACAGGAACAGTTTCCTTTTGGAGATGGTTCTGCACTGAATCTGACTATTGCAAGATATTATACCCCTTTAGGCCGCAGCATTCAGAAATCTTATAAAAAAGGGTATACAGCTTACCAGAATGAGATTGATGATCGCTATAATGATGGAGAGCTGACGGATAAACCTGTAGCTGCAAAAGATAGTTTAAGAAGAAACCTGGCTTTTACAACGGGTTCGGGAAAAAAAGTTTTTGCAGGTGGCGGTATTGAGCCGGATATTTATGTGAAAATGGACACGACCGGAATGAATAAGTTCTATGGGATGTTATTGACCAAAAAAGTGCTTTTCGATTATGTGTTCGACGTATTGGCAAACCGGTACAATGCCGCTTACCTGGAACAGAATTTAGCAACTTTCAGTATCAGTGATACAGATTATAAAGACTTTGTGAAGTTTATACAAAGCAAAAATATTGTGATTGATCCCAGGCAGCTTGCTGCGGCAAAGCCGGTTATTTATAGTGACCTGAAAGCTTTACTGTGTAAGTATCATTTAGGGGAAGCTGGTTATTATAAGGCTTTGAACTTAAATGACACTATGGTGAAGCAGGCGCTTTCAAGCATGCAATAA
- a CDS encoding NYN domain-containing protein, producing the protein MEKKIEKIAVLIDGDNAQAKLLKSILEEIAKYGKVTIRRIYGDWTQNNMNSWKDLLNDLSFTPIQKFSYTSGKNSTDGALIIDAMDILHSGVVDGFCIVSSDSDYTGLAKRIREEGVFVMGVGEKKTPTAFVRSCEVFTFSENIVQEEVLEKEVTTVKSKKASDKAEVKQYPKVELELIDKAYFMSNREDAELLVSVLGTNLRKIDPSFDSRAHGFYNLSKLLESLPEYEVSKIEIGGVKHNAAKRKQKSPRK; encoded by the coding sequence ATGGAAAAGAAAATAGAAAAAATTGCTGTCCTGATCGATGGTGACAATGCACAGGCTAAATTATTAAAATCAATCCTTGAAGAAATCGCCAAATATGGTAAGGTAACTATTAGACGAATATATGGGGATTGGACACAAAACAATATGAACAGCTGGAAAGATTTATTAAACGATTTGTCTTTTACCCCAATACAAAAATTTAGTTACACTTCTGGTAAGAATTCGACAGATGGTGCACTAATTATTGACGCGATGGACATATTGCATAGCGGTGTGGTTGACGGATTTTGCATTGTTTCAAGTGATAGTGATTATACCGGATTGGCAAAACGGATAAGAGAAGAAGGAGTCTTTGTGATGGGGGTAGGTGAAAAAAAGACCCCAACCGCCTTTGTACGCTCATGCGAAGTATTCACATTTAGTGAAAATATCGTTCAGGAAGAAGTGCTCGAAAAAGAAGTGACTACAGTCAAATCAAAAAAGGCATCTGATAAGGCAGAAGTGAAGCAGTATCCTAAAGTCGAATTAGAACTCATAGACAAGGCATATTTCATGTCTAATAGAGAAGATGCTGAATTGCTTGTTTCTGTTTTGGGCACAAACCTTCGGAAAATTGACCCGAGTTTTGATTCCAGGGCGCATGGCTTTTATAACTTATCAAAATTATTGGAAAGCTTGCCTGAATACGAAGTATCAAAAATTGAAATTGGGGGCGTAAAGCACAATGCAGCCAAGAGAAAACAAAAATCACCCAGGAAATAA
- the der gene encoding ribosome biogenesis GTPase Der, with protein sequence MSNIIAIVGRPNVGKSTLFNRLTESRKAIVDDFSGVTRDRHYGVAEWTHKQFTVIDTGGYVANSEDLFEAAIREQVVIAIEEASVILFMVDVITGITDLDDEIAQLLRRSKKPVFIVVNKVDNTSLENDAAVFYGFGLGDIYSISSMTGSGTGDLLDDVISHFEDDVVEENALPKLTIVGRPNVGKSSLINALMGQDRNIVTPIAGTTRDSIHIHYNQFGHEFMFIDTAGLRKKTKVKENIEFYSVMRTIKALEEADVVLLMIDAVDGLESQDVNIFHLAEKNKKGIVILVNKWDLVEKDHKTMKAFEEQIRVKLQPFTDIPIVFTSVLSKQRIFKAVETALEVFKNRGKKIPTSKLNDVMLPIIEKYPPPALKGKYIKVKYVTQINATSPMFAFFCNLPQYIKEPYKRFIENKLRENFDFSGAPIQIYFRQK encoded by the coding sequence ATGAGTAACATTATCGCAATCGTCGGAAGACCAAACGTAGGCAAATCTACCCTTTTTAATCGCTTAACTGAAAGTCGTAAAGCAATTGTTGATGATTTCAGTGGTGTAACACGCGATCGCCATTATGGCGTTGCTGAATGGACACACAAACAATTTACTGTAATTGACACAGGAGGTTATGTAGCAAATTCTGAAGATCTGTTTGAAGCGGCAATCCGCGAACAAGTAGTTATCGCGATCGAAGAAGCTTCCGTTATCCTGTTTATGGTTGACGTAATCACTGGAATTACAGATTTAGATGATGAAATAGCACAGCTATTACGCCGCAGTAAAAAACCGGTTTTCATTGTCGTAAATAAAGTAGACAATACTTCATTAGAAAATGATGCAGCTGTATTCTACGGATTTGGCCTTGGAGATATTTATTCGATCTCTTCGATGACAGGTTCAGGTACAGGTGACTTACTGGATGACGTGATCTCACATTTTGAAGATGACGTAGTCGAAGAAAATGCTTTACCAAAACTGACTATAGTCGGCAGACCAAATGTGGGTAAATCTTCCCTGATCAACGCCTTAATGGGCCAGGATAGAAATATTGTTACCCCAATTGCAGGTACAACACGTGATTCCATCCATATTCACTACAATCAGTTCGGACATGAATTTATGTTCATCGACACCGCAGGGCTTCGTAAAAAAACAAAAGTAAAAGAGAACATCGAGTTTTATTCTGTAATGCGTACTATCAAGGCTCTTGAAGAGGCTGATGTGGTATTGCTAATGATAGATGCTGTTGATGGCTTAGAATCTCAGGACGTTAATATTTTCCACTTAGCAGAGAAGAACAAAAAAGGTATCGTAATTCTGGTTAACAAATGGGATTTGGTAGAGAAAGATCATAAAACGATGAAAGCTTTCGAAGAACAGATTCGTGTTAAATTACAACCTTTCACAGATATCCCAATCGTATTCACTTCAGTATTGAGCAAACAACGTATTTTCAAAGCAGTTGAGACGGCATTAGAAGTGTTCAAAAACAGAGGAAAGAAAATTCCTACCTCGAAACTGAACGATGTGATGCTTCCGATCATTGAAAAATATCCGCCACCAGCATTAAAAGGAAAATACATTAAAGTAAAATACGTGACGCAGATCAATGCAACTTCACCAATGTTTGCTTTCTTCTGTAACCTTCCTCAATATATCAAAGAACCGTATAAACGTTTCATTGAGAATAAATTACGTGAGAACTTCGACTTTAGCGGAGCACCAATCCAGATCTACTTCAGACAGAAATAG